A stretch of the Pseudomonas helvetica genome encodes the following:
- a CDS encoding DNA topoisomerase III has protein sequence MQLFLCEKPSQAKDIAAVLGASRRGDGCWLGTGVTVTWCIGHLLETAPPDAYDSRYKRWVLEDLPIIPEKWKMLVKPKTDSQFKAVKRLLGEADELVIATDADREGEMIARELVEHCRYRGPIKRLWLSALDDASIRKALAALKPGAETFSLYHSALGRSRADWLIGMNMSRLFTLLGRQSGYQGVLPVGRVQTPTLRLVVDRDRSIADFVPVPYWAIDVQLLHDNIPFTAQWRAAPEVCDEHDRCLNQALAQEAAMAMRNAASAQLVKLRTERVREAAPLPFDLGTLQEICSKKLGLGAQETLDVAQALYETHKVITYPRSDCGYLPLSQHSEAPGILAALGRADPSLGELLKHLEPQRRSRAWNDAKVSAHHGIIPTAAAKNLERLTGKHRAVYTLIRARYLAQFLPNHEYDRTQADFDCAGQALRAVGKLIVEPGWKRALPEALAPAKGREAPAPQTLPALAEGRDYAVANVTLKDLWTQPPKPFTEGDLIKAMKNVAKLVEDPLLKQKLKDTTGIGTEATRAGIIQGLLDRGYLIKNGKALAATPPAFSLIDAVPRAIADPGTTAIWEQALDMVQSGEMSLEEFVTKQAAWMSKQVGRCTGLRLTISGPASPAGKGAAPWKNKRKTTKRKTAPATKRKAKPAL, from the coding sequence ATGCAGCTGTTTCTCTGTGAAAAGCCTTCCCAGGCCAAAGACATTGCGGCCGTGCTCGGTGCCAGCCGGCGCGGCGACGGCTGCTGGCTGGGAACGGGCGTCACAGTGACCTGGTGCATCGGTCACCTGCTGGAAACCGCACCGCCGGATGCCTACGACTCACGTTATAAACGCTGGGTCCTGGAAGACCTGCCGATCATTCCCGAGAAGTGGAAGATGCTGGTCAAACCCAAGACCGACAGCCAGTTCAAAGCCGTCAAACGACTACTCGGCGAAGCGGATGAGCTGGTGATCGCCACCGACGCCGACCGTGAGGGCGAGATGATTGCCCGCGAGCTGGTGGAGCATTGCCGCTATCGCGGGCCGATCAAGCGCCTGTGGCTGTCGGCGCTGGACGATGCGTCGATTCGCAAGGCCCTGGCGGCGCTCAAACCCGGCGCAGAAACCTTCAGTCTCTATCATTCGGCACTCGGGCGCTCGCGTGCCGACTGGCTGATCGGCATGAACATGAGCCGCCTGTTCACCCTGCTCGGGCGTCAGTCCGGCTATCAAGGCGTGCTGCCGGTGGGCCGGGTGCAAACTCCGACCTTGCGGCTGGTGGTCGATCGCGACCGCAGCATTGCTGACTTCGTGCCCGTGCCGTATTGGGCCATCGACGTACAACTGCTGCATGACAACATCCCGTTCACCGCCCAATGGCGCGCCGCACCGGAGGTCTGCGACGAGCATGACCGCTGCCTGAATCAGGCGCTGGCGCAGGAAGCGGCCATGGCCATGCGCAACGCCGCCAGTGCGCAGCTGGTCAAGCTGCGCACCGAGCGGGTCCGCGAAGCCGCACCGCTGCCGTTCGACCTTGGCACGCTGCAAGAAATCTGCTCGAAAAAACTCGGCCTCGGCGCTCAGGAAACCCTGGATGTGGCCCAGGCGTTGTACGAAACCCACAAGGTCATCACTTACCCGCGCAGTGACTGTGGCTACTTGCCGCTGAGCCAGCACAGCGAAGCGCCGGGCATTCTCGCCGCCCTTGGGCGTGCCGACCCCAGCCTTGGCGAGTTGCTCAAGCACCTTGAGCCACAACGCCGGTCGCGGGCCTGGAACGACGCCAAGGTCAGCGCCCACCACGGGATCATCCCCACGGCGGCGGCGAAAAACCTCGAACGCCTGACCGGCAAGCACCGTGCGGTCTACACCTTGATCCGGGCGCGGTATCTGGCGCAGTTCCTGCCCAATCACGAATATGACCGTACCCAGGCTGACTTCGACTGCGCCGGGCAAGCCTTGCGTGCGGTGGGCAAACTGATTGTCGAGCCCGGCTGGAAGCGCGCACTGCCCGAAGCGTTGGCCCCGGCGAAAGGACGGGAAGCTCCGGCGCCGCAGACGCTGCCGGCACTGGCTGAAGGACGGGATTACGCTGTCGCCAACGTGACGCTGAAGGACCTCTGGACCCAGCCACCCAAGCCGTTTACCGAAGGCGACCTGATCAAGGCGATGAAGAATGTCGCCAAACTGGTGGAAGATCCGCTGCTCAAGCAAAAGCTCAAGGACACCACCGGCATCGGCACCGAAGCAACCCGCGCCGGGATCATTCAGGGGTTGCTGGACCGAGGTTATCTGATCAAGAACGGCAAAGCCCTGGCCGCCACACCGCCGGCCTTCAGCCTGATCGACGCCGTGCCCCGAGCCATCGCCGACCCCGGCACCACAGCCATCTGGGAACAAGCCCTGGACATGGTGCAAAGTGGCGAAATGAGCCTTGAAGAGTTCGTCACCAAACAAGCCGCCTGGATGAGCAAACAGGTCGGCCGCTGCACCGGCCTGCGCCTGACCATCAGCGGCCCGGCAAGCCCGGCCGGCAAAGGAGCCGCGCCCTGGAAGAACAAACGCAAGACCACCAAGCGCAAAACCGCACCTGCCACCAAACGTAAAGCAAAACCGGCCCTGTAG